The following proteins are co-located in the Solenopsis invicta isolate M01_SB chromosome 7, UNIL_Sinv_3.0, whole genome shotgun sequence genome:
- the LOC105202299 gene encoding cytoplasmic protein NCK1 isoform X1 translates to MAAMKHGKTSQDDVCYVVAKYDYGAQGAQELDLRKNDRYLLLDDSKHWWRVQSARGQAGYVPSNYVKKEKPSLFDSIKKKVKKGSGSKTLPSSNSPSRAVESPIMARRLPADPSEAIGTAVVKYNYQAQQADELSLVKGTRILILEKSNDGWWRGQSGTQAGWFPSNYTQEEGDADDTLHTYAMAENVLDIVVALYSFSSNNDQELSFEKGDRLEILDRPPADPEWYKARNSQGQVGLVPRNYLQELSEYLTQPYRERGMTTSEISQGDSLERRPDPGDRPHLVGKPWYYGSITRSQCDNLLNQHGHDGDFLIRDSETNMGDYSVSLKAPGRNKHFRVHVEGALYCIGQRKFHTLDQLVDHYQRAPIYTNKQGEKLYLVRPLPKGNASSNGC, encoded by the exons ATGGCAGCCATGAAGCATG GCAAGACGAGTCAAGACGACGTATGTTACGTTGTCGCCAAATATGATTATGGGGCACAGGGTGCCCAGGAGCTAGATTTACGAAAGAACGATCGCTATCTCTTGCTGGACGATTCGAAGCATTGGTGGCGAGTGCAGAGCGCGAGAGGACAGGCAGGCTATGTGCCGAGCAATTATGTTAAAAAGGAGAAGCCCTCACTGTTCGATAGTATTAAGAAGAAGGTCAAAAAGGGCTCCGGCTCCAAGACCCTGCCATCCAGTAACTCGCCGTCCCGGGCGGTCGAGTCCCCCATCATGGCGCGACGTCTGCCGGCCGATCCGAGCGAGGCGATCGGCACCGCGGTCGTCAAGTACAATTACCAAGCGCAGCAGGCGGACGAGCTGTCCCTCGTGAAGGGCACTAGGATTTTGATACTCGAAAAGAGTAACGATGGCTGGTGGCGAGGTCAGAGCGGCACCCAGGCCGGTTGGTTCCCGTCGAACTACACCCAGGAGGAGGGCGACGCCGACGACACGCTGCACACGTACGCGATGGCCGAGAATGTGCTCGACATCGTGGTGGCTCTCTACTCGTTTTCGTCCAACAACGATCAGGAGCTGTCGTTCGAGAAGGGTGACCGTCTCGAGATCCTCGACCGTCCACCGGCGGATCCCGAGTGGTACAAGGCGAGAAACAGCCAGGGACAGGTTGGACTAGTACCGCGCAATTATCTCCAGGAGCTGAGCGAGTACTTGACGCAACCGTACCGTGAGCGTGGTATGACAACTAGCGAGATCAGCCAGGGGGATTCTCTCGAACGAAGGCCGGACCCTGGCGATCGGCCGCACCTCGTCGGCAAACCTTGGTACTACGGTAGTATTACGCGCTCGCAATGCGACAACCTGCTCAATCAACACGGCCACGACGGAGATTTCCTAATCAGGGATAGTGAAACCAAC ATGGGCGATTATTCGGTATCCTTGAAAGCACCGGGACGTAACAAGCACTTTAGGGTACATGTAGAAGGAGCGTTATATTGCATCGGTCAAAGGAAGTTTCACACGTTAGATCAGCTTGTAGATCATTACCAGAGGGCCCCAATCTACACCAATAAGCAAGGAGAGAAGCTGTACTTGGTGCGCCCATTACCAAAAGGCAATGCCAGTAGCAACGGTTGCTAG
- the LOC105202294 gene encoding signal recognition particle 9 kDa protein, with the protein MTYLNSWEEFERGAERLYLQDPINTRYTMKYCHSKGVLCLKLTDNRQCLQYKTEIAQDLKKMEKFIGNLMRHMASKES; encoded by the exons ATGACGTATCTGAACTCGTGGGAGGAATTCGAAAGAGGCGCCGAGAGGTTATACCTCCAGGATCCGATAAAC aCTCGATATACGATGAAATATTGTCACAGTAAAGGGGTTTTGTGTCTAAAATTAACGGATAATCGACAg TGCCTCcaatataaaacagaaataGCTCAAGACTtaaagaaaatggaaaaatttatagGTAACCTCATGAGACACATGGCGTCGAAAGAGagttaa
- the LOC105202296 gene encoding uncharacterized protein LOC105202296, whose protein sequence is MRPCAGIARRATAIPRDPGTRSRIDPEGAEADRRVYAASSTIEPTYEIEWIRSDLADVEISKFVSGIVGGKSTASRNNPRRCYRTSTSSGYSSHSPPLSAGSYSYYASASTRDPSYGGLAVIHESEAIPRPIWPSVIYHSAEDHSGDYEGIYTCCVCGCTYNYSSLPPPPTTTSSPSNAREVLLKLSRTLNSVIDGDVTAAPEDVLRDISRIVSLEIGARNDNVYEYVCPSWIFNDKNPSVWPSCVKNVPSRVNPINSKLYVSPRCLYGYNPAQSAPSLKNDRTTRREGDSEERRKNSNLIRKKPRETESKYSTLECSDVGSSTEDTIAPLNANDWNGRLAIRGLGEDFDFTLDVTQAERLGRTIARAKRKRQWCRALTTLFGLVFFVLSVVVVSLSVTRGRKVFGSM, encoded by the exons ATGCGTCCGTGTGCTGGCATAGCGAGGCGAGCGACGGCGATCCCGCGCGATCCCGGAACCAGGAGTCGGATCGATCCCGAGGGCGCGGAGGCCGACAGACGCGTCTACGCAGCGTCATCCACGATCGAGCCCACGTACGAGATCGAATG GATAAGATCGGACTTGGCAGACGTCGAGATCTCCAAGTTCGTGAGCGGCATCGTAGGTGGCAAGTCGACAGCGTCGCGCAACAACCCACGAAGATGTTACAGAACGTCGACCAGCTCCGGTTACTCGAGTCACTCGCCGCCGTTGTCAGCCGGTTCGTACTCCTATTACGCATCAGCGTCGACGAGGGATCCGTCGTACGGTGGCCTAGCAGTGATTCACGAGAGCGAGGCGATACCGCGACCTATTTGGCCTTCCGTCATCTATCATTCCGCTGAAGATCACAGTGGCGATTACGAAG GTATTTATACGTGTTGCGTATGCGGTTGCACGTATAATTATTCATCACTaccgccaccgc cgacaacgacatcGTCACCGTCAAATGCGCGCGAGGTGCTGCTCAAGTTATCCCGAACTCTCAATTCTGTGATAGACGGCGACGTCACGGCGGCACCGGAAGACGTTCTGCGCGATATCTCGCGCATTGTTTCTCTGGAGATCGGCGCAAGGAACGACAACGTCTACGAGTACGTTTGCCCCTCTTGGATTTTCAACGATAAGAATCCATCGGTATGGCCGAGCTGCGTGAAAAACGTGCCATCGAGAGTGAATCCAATCAATTCGAAACTCTACGTCAGCCCCCGCTGTCTTTACGGGTACAATCCGGCGCAATCCGCGCCGTCGCTCAAGAACGACAGGACGACAAGACGCGAAGGCGACAGcgaagaaagaaggaagaacTCCAATCTCATAAGGAAGAAACCTCGCGAAACCGAGTCGAAGTACTCGACG CTGGAGTGCAGCGACGTCGGGTCGTCCACCGAAGACACGATCGCTCCGTTGAACGCGAACGACTGGAACGGTCGCCTGGCTATCCGAGGTTTGGGCGAGGATTTTGATTTCACGCTCGACGTGACGCAGGCCGAGCGTTTAGGCCGGACAATCGCGAGAGCGAAACGGAAGCGGCAGTGGTGCAGAGCCCTGACCACTCTCTTCGGTCTAGTTTTCTTCGTGTtgagcgtcgtcgtcgtctcgttATCTGTAACGAGAGGTCGCAAGGTGTTTGGAAGCATGTAA
- the LOC105202299 gene encoding cytoplasmic protein NCK1 isoform X2: MSSLKIGKTSQDDVCYVVAKYDYGAQGAQELDLRKNDRYLLLDDSKHWWRVQSARGQAGYVPSNYVKKEKPSLFDSIKKKVKKGSGSKTLPSSNSPSRAVESPIMARRLPADPSEAIGTAVVKYNYQAQQADELSLVKGTRILILEKSNDGWWRGQSGTQAGWFPSNYTQEEGDADDTLHTYAMAENVLDIVVALYSFSSNNDQELSFEKGDRLEILDRPPADPEWYKARNSQGQVGLVPRNYLQELSEYLTQPYRERGMTTSEISQGDSLERRPDPGDRPHLVGKPWYYGSITRSQCDNLLNQHGHDGDFLIRDSETNMGDYSVSLKAPGRNKHFRVHVEGALYCIGQRKFHTLDQLVDHYQRAPIYTNKQGEKLYLVRPLPKGNASSNGC; encoded by the exons ATGTCAAGTTTAAAAATCG GCAAGACGAGTCAAGACGACGTATGTTACGTTGTCGCCAAATATGATTATGGGGCACAGGGTGCCCAGGAGCTAGATTTACGAAAGAACGATCGCTATCTCTTGCTGGACGATTCGAAGCATTGGTGGCGAGTGCAGAGCGCGAGAGGACAGGCAGGCTATGTGCCGAGCAATTATGTTAAAAAGGAGAAGCCCTCACTGTTCGATAGTATTAAGAAGAAGGTCAAAAAGGGCTCCGGCTCCAAGACCCTGCCATCCAGTAACTCGCCGTCCCGGGCGGTCGAGTCCCCCATCATGGCGCGACGTCTGCCGGCCGATCCGAGCGAGGCGATCGGCACCGCGGTCGTCAAGTACAATTACCAAGCGCAGCAGGCGGACGAGCTGTCCCTCGTGAAGGGCACTAGGATTTTGATACTCGAAAAGAGTAACGATGGCTGGTGGCGAGGTCAGAGCGGCACCCAGGCCGGTTGGTTCCCGTCGAACTACACCCAGGAGGAGGGCGACGCCGACGACACGCTGCACACGTACGCGATGGCCGAGAATGTGCTCGACATCGTGGTGGCTCTCTACTCGTTTTCGTCCAACAACGATCAGGAGCTGTCGTTCGAGAAGGGTGACCGTCTCGAGATCCTCGACCGTCCACCGGCGGATCCCGAGTGGTACAAGGCGAGAAACAGCCAGGGACAGGTTGGACTAGTACCGCGCAATTATCTCCAGGAGCTGAGCGAGTACTTGACGCAACCGTACCGTGAGCGTGGTATGACAACTAGCGAGATCAGCCAGGGGGATTCTCTCGAACGAAGGCCGGACCCTGGCGATCGGCCGCACCTCGTCGGCAAACCTTGGTACTACGGTAGTATTACGCGCTCGCAATGCGACAACCTGCTCAATCAACACGGCCACGACGGAGATTTCCTAATCAGGGATAGTGAAACCAAC ATGGGCGATTATTCGGTATCCTTGAAAGCACCGGGACGTAACAAGCACTTTAGGGTACATGTAGAAGGAGCGTTATATTGCATCGGTCAAAGGAAGTTTCACACGTTAGATCAGCTTGTAGATCATTACCAGAGGGCCCCAATCTACACCAATAAGCAAGGAGAGAAGCTGTACTTGGTGCGCCCATTACCAAAAGGCAATGCCAGTAGCAACGGTTGCTAG
- the LOC105202298 gene encoding arf-GAP domain and FG repeat-containing protein 1, which yields MASTKRKQDERNLKTLRELVSQPGNKECFDCNQRGPTYVNMTIGSFVCTSCSGMLRGLTPPHRVKSISMATFTQDEIDFIKEHGNEYCRRIWLGLMNSNSPQNFDTKDEQKMKDLMSAKYELKRYYLDPSIANQNTVAQPRSQSASNIPRVPNSGTSTTLPAPVGQKLGSNTDALNNSNNFSTDFVADFSKVPDPFCPATTVPVGQFGQQPIAPQPFFANFDNNPVFNNSKSMETSAMFNQVGGYAMMNMNGIHAPPSEDRYAALKDLDSLMKQTQLKEETTGTLSPSTWGNTNNSNAPNATWSIGVNNQTHVISNPFTSGDLWRPSANVVNNNTQSVDSSLCNPANPFKPTQFSVNNDSQWIGIGTPSNGDVLQLSQLMTPLANKVWQPTVPAYHANPFVVGTGVSNMTRNSNNPFL from the exons ATGGCGTCCACGAAAAGGAAGCAGGACGAGAGGAACCTGAAGACGCTCCGCGAACTGGTGTCGCAACCGGGTAACAAGGAATGCTTCGACTGCAACCAGCGCGGGCCGACTTACGTCAACATGACGATCGGCTCGTTCGTCTGTACCTCATGTTCTGGCATGCT ACGTGGCCTGACTCCGCCGCACAGGGTAAAGTCTATCTCTATGGCGACGTTCACCCAGGATGAGATAGACTTCATAAAGGAGCATGGCAACGAGTACTGCAGGAGAATATGGCTGGGTCTGATGAACTCCAACTCCCCGCAGAATTTCGACACCAAGGACGAGCAGAAGATGAAGGACCTAATGAGCGCCAAGTACGAGCTTAAGCGATACTACCTGGACCCGTCGATCGCAAATCAGAACACGGTGGCGCAGCCGAGGTCGCAGTCCGCGAGCAACATTCCGAGGGTACCGAACTCGGGAACGTCCACGACGCTGCCCGCGCCGGTCGGTCAGAAGCTGGGCAGCAACACGGACGCGTTAAACAATTCGAATAATTTCTCGACGGACTTCGTCGCCGACTTCAGCAAAGTTCCTGATCCCTTCTGCCCGGCGACGACGGTGCCGGTCGGCCAGTTCGGTCAGCAGCCGATCGCGCCGCAACCGTTCTTCGCTAACTTCGACAATAATCCGGTCTTCAATAACTCAAAGA gTATGGAAACGTCCGCAATGTTTAATCAGGTCGGTGGGTATGCCATGATGAACATGAATGGGATACACGCACCACCCTCGGAAGATCGTTATGCGGCACTTAAAGACTTAGACTCGCTGATGAAGCAAACGCAATTGAAGGAAGAGACTACTGGAACCTTATCCCCGTCTACGTGGGGGAACACAAATAATTCGAATG CACCGAACGCTACGTGGAGCATAGGAGTAAATAATCAAACGCACGTCATCTCAAATCCATTCACAAGTGGCGATTTATGGCGACCGTCTGCAAATGTAGTCAACAATAATACTCAATCCGTCGATAGCTCTCTGTGTAATCCCGCGAATCCATTTAAGCCGACTCAATTCTCTGTAAATAACG ATTCGCAATGGATAGGCATCGGCACGCCTAGTAACGGAGACGTACTACAATTAAGTCAACTCATGACACCGCTAGCGAACAAAGTATGGCAACCAACAGTACCGGCGTATCATGCAAATCCATTCGTG GTGGGTACGGGAGTAAGCAACATGACAAGGAATTCGAACAACCCCTTCTTATGA
- the LOC105202300 gene encoding ras GTPase-activating-like protein IQGAP1, with protein sequence MSMIDTYRCFGDCSFGIVVDTARSCHGIILNLGECNVSLDVFHLLLLDFRVTTVPVFSSRMVNVTGTLTKDKKGNDKRTSADDMDEERRRDLSYLYLCHLEEAKKWMESCLRESLPPSMELEENLRNGVYLAKLGHFMAPNILPLNKIYDIEQRRYKAVGLQFRHTDNINHFLKCLESAQLPLTFLPETTDIYDKKNMPRLIYCIHALSKHLFKYGKAPPMSDLYGKVNFSEEEIDTVTKELQKHGIQLPAFQKIGGLLTNSTTTNAAILHDAVIAINQAVIDNDNDKILQKLQSKEMQLNNIEPAYIEKYAETLSEAKAAKTEAALNKSLNDSYVADEYDELLTQAEIQGHVNHVNVSCALEDIVTSLSYDDAKIIAALKVPALSFKNIFSENVEDYKEQLTLILNKFDWSDIYPSESIQYWKDTFQNAINKGNENAQRHRQRENTIDRLKMALESADTKKFYEILKTPCLEISHCIDEFAFPLYYQEMREDYIQSGTNITYADIVICIPILSVIAAITKAVDTGNPDLVYEKLSNPDACLTGLDEFNKVKYARALTTVRQTKLKASQECSILTYSDIEQCINSVNAQCDEGFEVIQILQQINRAVAANDHEGMMKALILINEKFDIPTYPHDASFYLKLFKKRLFEKESDESELWLDDVKAIAKTVTSEIEEMQEMIIFLCDINTYVEKNNIIETLDCLKTLSIPKRFEGFTKECQERCFLALRQLQKRKREMYRSPYVCYTTNKGNKIYIDLKGGTYAWERPIDFMKTGYLTMDDINETIKSIIAEKREEDYMMYDEKLLIKLQACIRGYLFRKRINDRYAYFDDNLRKIITIQAWWRGIRQRKQYRKLLKRRRQNMLLHQNKSLNAKTNNKDNRSCQNKLLNARANDKGDRLSRYKRHEDKIIKIQALWRGRASRKAFHSLLRSEKPSFPVVRYFSTVLGFSAEDYDKDLELQKLKHEVVQCIRHNQNLSEQLNSMFVKIGLLIQNRIALQDVVAHGKSLDTLAKEKNANKDQNILNDITTSMAHKGLKSLTREGRKMLEGYQHLFYALQTNPQYLSKLLYLPPSNKSNKLFLKNIILTLFNFGSNTREDYLLLKLFGCALREEIKCNCHQPSDVLTGKPLVREMVVNYAKQFNGQASLKQIVGPLIEKVLEERDLCIETNPVDIYKLWRNQLEMECGQSLNMPHAVSQEQALKHIEVRESLTRAINQLKKISLEFLDRITQSRDLIPYGMLYVSKVLYNTLMEKFPHAPEKDILKAVGNLIYYHFINAAIVAPDTFDIVTLPVDRTLSSCQRKNLASIAKVLQFSTSKKGFGEEAPHLECLNQFIIACHEKFKDFFRYCCQVEDLEEHFNIHEYTEATLIQNPEICISLQEICEMHALMLNYVDQIAPDPSDPLHDLLDDLGPAPTVASLLGISNAVYEANLARYSKQEVCLVLTNKFQVPRNDDANLSNLFVKTKELLVSVIPFLKKSTLMESLETVSSPMSVKLFDYSSVSPTVRESSSINDCKIRLRAYLNKLELEGWVRRADGYQTIVTAIARDICNKSKYRVARDKELQTLRATKVRLEEKTRYYQEQVGFYNEYIKGCLQNLHRGKSSLRAYQATQKDTYTQCKLRSKMTVKYSAWKLQEKGVLMEVDQALSPTEMKNVIFEISPTEHSGVFAVRCKFMGVELEKLDISIQELLELQYEGRPCMDMFGRAKVNVNLLLYLLNRKFYGKKS encoded by the exons ATGTCTATGATCGATACGTATCGCTGCTTTGGGGACTGTTCGTTCGGCATTGTTGTCGACACTGCTCGGAGCTGCCATGggataattttgaatttaggAGAGTGTAACGTATCGCTCGATGTTTTTCACCTGTTGCTTTTAGATTTTCGTGTGACAACCGTGCCCGTGTTCTCTTCCAGGATGGTAAACGTTACTGGCACTTTAACGAAAGATAAAAAAG gaAACGATAAGAGGACATCTGCGGACGATATGGATGAAGAGCGCAGAAGAGATTTGTCCTACCTCTATCTTTGCCACTTGGAAGAAGCCaagaa ATGGATGGAATCATGCTTGAGAGAATCATTACCCCCATCAATGGAACTAGAGGAGAACCTTCGCAATGGAGTGTATCTGGCCAAACTCGGTCATTTTATGGCACCCAATATTCTGCCCTTGAATAAAATCTATGATATTGAACAGCGCAGATATAAAGCTGTTGGATTGCAATTTCGTCATACTgacaatataaatcattttctaaaatgcttggAATCCGCGCAATTACCATTG acatTCTTGCCAGAAACAACAGATATATACGATAAGAAAAATATGCCACGACTAATATATTGCATTCACGCTCTTAGCAAGCATTTGTTTAAATATGGGAAAGCGCCACCAATGTCAGATTTATatggaaaagtgaatttttctG agGAAGAAATTGATACCGTTACTAAAGAATTGCAAAAACATGGCATTCAATTGCCCGCTTTTCAAAAAATAGGAGGTCTATTGACGAACAGCACAACTACGAATGCAGCCATACTTCATGACGCTGTGATTGCAATTAATCAAGCTGTGATAGATAAT gataatgataaaattttacaaaaacttcAAAGTAAAGAGATGCAATTAAATAACATTGAACCTGcgtatatagaaaaatatgctGAGACATTGTCAGAGGCTAAAGCTGCGAAAACGGAAGCAGCACTTAATAAG TCCCTCAACGATAGTTACGTAGCGGATGAATACGATGAATTATTAACGCAAGCAGAAATTCAGGGACACGTTAATCATGTAAATG tTTCTTGTGCGCTCGAAGATATCGTTACATCTTTATCATATGACGATGCTAAAATAATTGCCGCTTTGAAAGTGCCAGCATTATCTTTCAAG aatatattttctgaaaatgttGAAGATTATAAAGAACAACTAACgctaatattgaataaattcgaTTGGAGTGATATTTATCCATCTGAAAGTATTCAGTACTGGAAAGATACGTTTCAGAATGCAATTAACAAAGGAAATGAGAACGCACAACGACATCGCCAac GAGAAAATACTATCGATCGTCTGAAGATGGCTTTAGAATCTGCTgacacaaaaaagttttatgagaTTTTGAAAACTCCATGTCTGGAAATCTCTCACTGCATTGATGAGTTTGCATTTCCATTGTATTATCAAGAGATGAGAGAAGATTATATACAATCTGGG ACCAATATTACTTACGCTGATATAGTCATTTGTATACCTATCTTATCTGTTATTGCTGCTATTACTAAAGCAGTGGACACAGGAAATCCAGATCTTGTGTATGAGAAGCTGTCGAATCCTGATGCATGTTTAACT GGATTAGacgaatttaataaagttaaatatgcTCGAGCATTAACAACGGTTCGGCAAACGAAGCTAAAAGCGTCTCAAGAATGCTCTATATTAACTTACAGTGATATTGAACAATGCATCAATTCAGTGAACGCACAGTGCGACGAAGGTTTTGAAG TTATACAGATTTTGCAGCAGATTAATCGAGCCGTAGCAGCAAACGATCATGAGGGTATGATGAAAGCTTTGATCCTGATTAACGAAAAGTTTGATATACCTACATATCCGCATGATGCATCGTTTTATTTGAAActgtttaagaaacgtttatttgaaaaagaatctGATGAATCTGAATTATGGCTGGATGATGTCAAAGCTATAGCGAAGACAGTGACATCAGAGATTGAGGAAATGCAAGAAA tgataatatttttgtgtGATATCAACACGTATGtggagaaaaataatataatagaaactcTCGACTGCTTGAAAACGCTTAGTATACCTAAAAGATTTGAAGGATTTACTAAGGAATGTCAAGAGAGATGCTTTCTAGCACTGCGGCAGTTACAGAAGCGgaag CGCGAAATGTACAGATCTCCATATGTTTGCTATACTACcaataaaggaaataaaatttatatcgatttGAAAGGCGGAACATATGCGTGGGAACGTCCAATAGATTTTATGAAAACTGGTTATCTTACCATGGATGATATAAAT GAAACAATTAAATCTATTATAGCAGAAAAACGTGAAGAAGATTATATGATGTACGatgaaaaattacttattaaactTCAAGCTTGCATTAGAGGATATTTGTTTCGTAAAAGAATTAACGATAGATATGCTTATTTCGACGATAACCTGAGAAAAATCATCACAATACAAGCGTGGTGGAGAGGCATCAGGCAACGAAAACAATATCGTAAACTGTTGAAAAGAAGGCGACAGAATATGCTACTACATCAGAATAAATCCTTAAATGCAAAAACAAATAACAAGGATAACAGAtcatgtcaaaataaattattaaatgcaaGAGCAAACGACAAGGGTGATAGATTGAGTCGATATAAAAGACAC GAAGACAAGATAATTAAGATACAAGCTCTGTGGCGCGGCCGAGCATCAAGAAAAGCTTTTCACTCTTTACTGCGATCGGAAAAACCATCGTTCCCTGTGGTCAGATATTTTTCAACGGTATTAGGTTTTAGCGCCGAGGATTACGACAAAGATTTAGAATTACAA aaattaaaaCACGAAGTCGTCCAATGTATAAGACACAATCAGAATCTATCAGAACAGTTGAATAGCATGTTCGTTAAAATAGGATTACTCATCCAGAACAGAATAGCGTTACAG GATGTAGTGGCGCACGGTAAAAGTTTGGATACTCTTGCGAAGGAAAAGAACGCAAACAAGGatcaaaacattttaaacgATATTACTACATCGATGGCACACAAAGGTCTCAAATCGTTAACAAGAGAAGGTCGTAAAATGTTGGAGGGCTATCAGCATTTGTTCTACGCGTTACAGACTAATCCGCAATATTTGTCAAAACTGTTGTATCTGCCTCCTAGCAATAAGTCAAATAAGTTGTTCCTGAAGAACATTATTTTGACGCTATTTAATTTCGGATCGAATACTCGGGAAGACTATTTACTGCTGAAACTCTTTGGTTGCGCGTTGAGAGAAGAGATTAAATGCAATTGCCATCAGCCCTCCGATGTGTTGACCGGCAAACCACTAGTTCGTGAAATGGTGGTCAATTATGCGAAACAATTCAACGGTCAGGCATCATTAAAACAGATCGTAGGTCCATTGATCGAGAAAGTCCTGGAAGAGAGAGATCTGTGCATAGAAACAAATCCGGTAGACATATACAAGCTTTGGCGAAATCAGTTAGAAATGGAATGCGGCCAGTCTTTAAATATGCCTCACGCGGTATCTCAGGAACAAGCGTTGAAGCACATTGAAGTACGAGAGTCGCTTACGCGAGCGATAAAtcaattgaagaaaatatccCTCGAATTTCTTGATAGGATAACGCAGTCCCGCGATCTGATCCCTTATGGAATGCTCTACGTTTCGAAAGTCTTGTACAACACCTTGATGGAAAAGTTTCCACATGCTCCCGAGAAAGATATCTTGAAAGCAGTTGGCAATTTAATTTACTATCACTTCATCAACGCTGCGATCGTAGCACCGGATACCTTCGATATCGTAACATTACCAGTCGACAGAACATTATCCTCCTGCCAGAGGAAGAATTTGGCCAGTATAGCGAAGGTGTTGCAATTCTCCACCTCGAAGAAAGGTTTCGGCGAGGAGGCACCGCATTTAGAGTGTTTGAATCAGTTCATAATTGCCTGTCACGAGAAGTTTAAGGACTTCTTCCGGTACTGTTGTCAAGTGGAAGACCTCGAGGAGCACTTCAATATTCACGAATACACAGAGGCGACGCTTATACAAAATCCGGAGATATGCATATCTTTACAGGAAATCTGCGAGATGCATGCTCTGATGTTGAATTACGTGGATCAAATAGCACCGGATCCATCCGATCCTTTGCACGACTTGTTGGACGATCTGGGCCCAGCGCCGACCGTAGCGTCATTGCTCGGGATATCCAACGCAGTGTACGAAGCAAACTTGGCACGATACAGCAAGCAGGAGGTATGCCTGGTACTAACTAACAAGTTCCAGGTGCCTCGGAACGACGACGCGAATCTGAGCAACCTCTTTGTAAAAACGAAGGAGTTGCTCGTGTCGGTTATCCCGTTTTTAAAGAAATCGACTCTGATGGAGTCTTTGGAGACCGTATCCTCTCCGATGTCCGTGAAACTGTTTGACTATTCGTCCGTATCGCCGACAGTTCGCGAGAGTTCATCTATAAATGACTGTAAGATTCGATTACGCGCATATCTCAACAAGCTGGAACTCGAAGGATGGGTCAGACGCGCGGATGGTTATCAAACGATCGTGACCGCGATAGCGAGAGACATTTGCAACAAGAGCAAATACCGCGTTGCGAGGGACAAGGAGTTGCAGACACTGCGGGCGACCAAGGTGCGATTGGAAGAGAAGACGCGCTATTACCAGGAGCAGGTTGGATTCTACAACGAGTATATTAAGGGCTGCCTCCAGAATCTGCACAGAGGAAAGAGTTCGCTTCGCGCGTACCAGGCGACGCAGAAGGACACTTACACGCAGTGTAAACTGAGATCGAAGATGACGGTGAAATATTCCGCGTGGAAGCTGCAGGAGAAGGGTGTGTTGATGGAGGTCGACCAAGCGCTGAGTCCGACGGAGATGAAGAATGTGATTTTCGAGATAAGCCCGACGGAACACAGTGGCGTATTTGCCGTTCGCTGCAAATTCATGGGAGTCGAGCTGGAGAAGCTCGACATCAGCATACAGGAGTTGCTCGAGTTGCAGTACGAGGGAAGACCCTGCATGGATATGTTCGGTAGAGCGAAGGTCAACGTGAATCTGCTTCTGTATCTGCTGAATCGAAAGTTTTACGGCAAGAAGAGCTGA